A window of the Streptomyces sp. NBC_01351 genome harbors these coding sequences:
- the fxlM gene encoding methyltransferase, FxLD system, translating to MTDTTDDNAAALRQAMTSDMVKAGMITSERVEAAFLTVARHRFAPEATPEKAYEVESAVPTKRDQHGIAVSSVSAPRIQAMMLEQAELKPGQDVAEVGSGGCNAALMAELVGDDGVVTTVDIDADVTARARKLLDENGYARVKVHTVDAEGGIPDTGALDRLIVTAGAWDIPPAWTDQLSDGGRLVVPLRMRGLSRSVAFDLDGDRLVSRSAQMCGFVTMQGAGEHQERLLLLRGREIALRFDEGWPEDPEALNGVFDTERAEVWSEVTVAMSEPFTGLQMWLATALDGFCLMSVDGDLDTGLVAPQNKSACLSLLDGASLAYMTIRRNGDRAEFGAHGYGPDAKAVAQALVEEIRVWDRDHRRSEPVIYAYPATTPESELPAGRVITKRHRRIVISWPREDQANKSTTANKEK from the coding sequence TTGACCGACACGACGGATGACAATGCGGCCGCGCTGCGCCAGGCGATGACCAGCGACATGGTCAAGGCCGGAATGATCACGAGCGAGCGGGTCGAAGCCGCGTTCCTGACGGTCGCCCGTCACCGGTTCGCGCCCGAAGCGACGCCCGAGAAGGCATACGAGGTGGAGTCGGCGGTCCCCACCAAGAGGGACCAGCACGGCATCGCCGTCAGCTCGGTATCGGCGCCGCGCATTCAAGCCATGATGCTGGAGCAGGCCGAGCTGAAGCCCGGTCAGGACGTGGCCGAAGTCGGATCGGGCGGCTGCAACGCCGCGCTCATGGCCGAACTCGTCGGCGACGACGGGGTGGTCACCACCGTCGACATCGACGCCGACGTCACCGCGCGGGCCCGCAAGCTCCTGGACGAGAACGGCTACGCCCGGGTCAAGGTCCACACCGTCGATGCTGAGGGCGGTATCCCGGACACCGGAGCCCTCGACCGGCTGATCGTCACCGCCGGGGCCTGGGACATCCCGCCCGCCTGGACCGACCAGCTGAGCGACGGCGGGCGCCTCGTCGTCCCGCTGCGGATGCGGGGCCTGAGCCGGTCGGTTGCTTTCGACCTCGACGGCGACCGGCTCGTCTCCCGGTCCGCCCAGATGTGCGGCTTCGTCACGATGCAGGGCGCCGGAGAACACCAGGAACGCCTGCTCCTGCTGCGGGGCAGGGAGATCGCCCTGCGCTTCGACGAGGGCTGGCCCGAGGACCCGGAGGCCCTGAACGGTGTGTTCGACACCGAGCGGGCCGAAGTCTGGTCCGAGGTCACCGTGGCCATGAGCGAGCCGTTCACCGGCCTGCAGATGTGGCTGGCGACCGCCCTGGACGGCTTCTGCCTCATGTCCGTGGACGGGGACCTGGACACCGGTCTCGTCGCCCCGCAGAACAAGTCGGCCTGCCTGTCCCTCCTCGACGGGGCTTCCCTCGCCTACATGACCATCCGACGCAACGGCGACCGGGCCGAGTTCGGGGCGCACGGCTACGGCCCCGACGCCAAGGCCGTGGCCCAGGCCCTGGTGGAGGAGATCCGCGTCTGGGACCGCGACCACCGCCGCAGCGAGCCGGTGATCTACGCCTACCCCGCCACGACCCCCGAGTCCGAGCTGCCCGCGGGTCGTGTCATCACCAAGCGGCACCGCCGCATCGTCATCTCCTGGCCCCGCGAGGACCAGGCCAACAAGAGCACCACCGCGAACAAGGAGAAATGA
- a CDS encoding lactate/malate family dehydrogenase, which yields MSSRTGPVGVIGAGAVGQTVSALLVAAGWCEEILIASGSDRSAAALVTDLQDMAQIVGSPVRAQTAQPADMRDCAAVVVAPRAKFTNTATADVRMAGLEANAPLIAALARSLTGYEGTAVVVTNPVDPLTWLFARASGAARVYGVGSATDTARYRLALAAELAVPVESVAGHVIGEHGDAAVLCTSTTRIDGRRVRVPVRAVRAELGARPRRINAGIGRGRCGPAGAVLHALTHALGLEDGPVELSVDHQGAQLGLPVHFTAGRPAVRLPRLDPAERRLLAAADHKIHLACKAISHHLEGAR from the coding sequence ATGAGCTCGCGCACCGGCCCCGTCGGGGTCATCGGAGCCGGAGCTGTCGGCCAGACCGTCTCAGCCCTCCTCGTGGCCGCCGGATGGTGCGAGGAAATCCTGATCGCCTCCGGCAGCGACCGCTCGGCCGCCGCTCTGGTCACCGACCTCCAGGACATGGCCCAGATCGTCGGCTCGCCCGTCCGGGCCCAGACTGCCCAACCCGCCGACATGCGCGACTGCGCGGCCGTGGTCGTCGCCCCCCGGGCGAAGTTCACCAACACCGCGACCGCCGACGTCCGGATGGCCGGTCTGGAGGCCAACGCCCCGCTGATCGCCGCCCTGGCCCGCTCCCTGACCGGGTACGAGGGGACGGCCGTGGTCGTCACCAACCCCGTCGACCCTTTGACGTGGCTGTTCGCCCGCGCCTCCGGCGCGGCCCGCGTGTACGGGGTCGGCTCCGCCACCGACACCGCCCGCTACCGCCTCGCGCTGGCCGCCGAACTCGCCGTCCCCGTAGAGAGCGTGGCCGGGCACGTGATCGGCGAACACGGCGACGCCGCCGTGCTGTGCACATCCACCACCCGGATCGACGGCCGCCGCGTCCGTGTACCCGTCCGGGCCGTACGGGCCGAGCTTGGCGCCCGCCCACGCCGCATCAACGCCGGGATCGGCCGGGGCCGCTGCGGCCCCGCCGGCGCTGTGCTCCACGCCCTCACCCACGCCCTCGGCCTTGAGGACGGGCCGGTTGAGCTGTCCGTCGACCACCAGGGCGCCCAGCTCGGCCTGCCCGTCCACTTCACCGCCGGACGCCCGGCCGTCCGCCTGCCCCGCCTGGACCCGGCCGAACGGCGTCTCCTCGCCGCCGCCGACCACAAGATCCACCTCGCGTGCAAGGCGATCTCCCACCACCTCGAAGGAGCCCGATGA
- a CDS encoding FxLD family lanthipeptide: MTKQIATATTGLSGEFNLDVRVVEAGAPVASLLRSTDDGCGSTCSNGSTACASSVNDPS; the protein is encoded by the coding sequence ATGACCAAGCAGATCGCCACGGCAACGACCGGCCTGAGCGGCGAATTCAACCTGGACGTGCGCGTGGTCGAGGCCGGGGCGCCCGTCGCGAGCCTCCTGCGCAGCACCGACGACGGCTGCGGCTCGACCTGCTCCAACGGCTCCACCGCGTGCGCGTCCTCCGTCAACGACCCCTCCTGA